A region from the Beduinella massiliensis genome encodes:
- a CDS encoding heavy metal translocating P-type ATPase, whose product MSNKQKKMLVRILVGAALLSAAALIPAEGWLRAALFLVPYALVGWDVLWRALRNIRGGQIFDENFLMAVATLGALALGDYAEAVFVMLFYQVGELFQSYAVGRSRQSISSLMDIRPDFANIERDGALVQVDPEEIAVGDVIVVKPGEKVPLDGTVLEGSSTLDTAALTGESLPREARPGDGVVSGCINLSGLLRVRVTQPFGESTVSKILDLVENSSSKKAKAENFITKFARYYTPAVVIGAAVLAVLPPLLLGGGWGEWISRALTFLVISCPCALVISIPLSFFGGIGGASKCGILVKGSNYLEALSHAGIVVFDKTGTLTRGSFEVTAVHPDEVSEKELLEIAALAESFSDHPISRSLREACHAELDAGRVQDVSELPGHGVKARVDGRLIYAGNGKLMDQAGVEWHDCHKAGTIVHVAADGQYMGHVVISDTVKPDAKKAIAALKETGVRKTVMLTGDSERVGRAVAAELGVDEVHAQLLPAQKVEQAERLLCEKQGSEQLVFVGDGINDAPVLTRADIGIAMGALGSAAAIEAADVVLMDDKPSRIADAIRISRRTLRIVRQNIVFALGVKAVVLALGALGLANMWAAVFADVGVSVIAILNATRALHVKNL is encoded by the coding sequence TTGTCCAACAAGCAAAAAAAGATGCTCGTGCGCATCCTCGTGGGCGCTGCGCTTCTTAGCGCGGCGGCGCTGATCCCTGCGGAGGGATGGCTGCGCGCTGCGCTGTTCCTCGTTCCCTATGCGCTCGTCGGCTGGGACGTCCTGTGGCGCGCGCTGCGCAACATCCGCGGCGGTCAGATTTTCGATGAGAATTTTCTCATGGCCGTGGCGACGCTGGGCGCGCTTGCTCTAGGAGACTACGCAGAAGCCGTCTTCGTGATGCTCTTCTATCAGGTGGGCGAGCTGTTCCAGAGCTACGCGGTCGGACGCTCCCGCCAGTCGATTTCCTCTCTGATGGACATCCGCCCGGACTTTGCCAACATCGAACGAGATGGAGCGCTCGTACAGGTAGACCCCGAAGAAATCGCCGTCGGGGACGTCATCGTCGTAAAGCCCGGAGAAAAGGTACCGCTGGACGGCACCGTGCTGGAAGGTTCCTCCACGCTGGATACGGCTGCGCTGACCGGCGAATCCCTGCCCCGGGAGGCCCGCCCCGGCGACGGCGTCGTCAGCGGCTGTATCAACCTATCCGGACTGTTGCGCGTCCGCGTGACCCAGCCCTTTGGAGAATCGACGGTTTCCAAGATCCTCGATCTCGTCGAAAACTCCAGCAGCAAAAAGGCGAAGGCGGAGAACTTCATCACCAAGTTTGCGCGTTACTACACCCCTGCCGTCGTCATCGGCGCGGCGGTGCTGGCGGTGCTTCCTCCGCTTCTGTTGGGCGGCGGGTGGGGCGAGTGGATCAGCCGCGCGCTTACGTTCCTCGTCATCTCCTGCCCCTGTGCGCTGGTGATCTCCATTCCCCTCAGCTTCTTTGGCGGCATCGGCGGCGCCTCCAAGTGCGGTATCCTCGTCAAGGGCAGCAATTATCTGGAAGCGCTCTCTCATGCGGGCATCGTCGTCTTCGACAAGACGGGCACCCTCACGCGCGGCAGCTTTGAGGTCACGGCTGTGCACCCGGACGAAGTCTCCGAGAAGGAGCTGCTGGAGATCGCAGCGCTGGCGGAAAGCTTCTCCGATCATCCCATTTCCCGTTCCCTGCGAGAGGCCTGCCACGCCGAGCTGGACGCCGGGCGCGTGCAGGACGTCAGCGAGCTCCCCGGCCATGGCGTAAAGGCGCGGGTAGACGGGCGCCTGATTTACGCCGGCAATGGCAAGCTGATGGACCAGGCAGGGGTCGAATGGCACGATTGCCACAAGGCGGGTACCATCGTACACGTAGCGGCCGACGGGCAGTACATGGGCCACGTCGTGATCTCCGACACCGTCAAGCCCGACGCGAAAAAGGCAATCGCCGCGCTCAAGGAAACCGGCGTTCGCAAGACCGTCATGCTGACCGGCGACTCTGAAAGGGTCGGCAGGGCAGTTGCCGCCGAACTCGGCGTGGACGAGGTGCACGCCCAGCTTCTGCCCGCGCAAAAGGTCGAGCAGGCCGAGCGGCTGCTTTGCGAAAAGCAGGGAAGCGAACAGCTCGTCTTCGTCGGCGACGGCATCAACGACGCTCCCGTTCTCACCCGCGCGGACATCGGCATCGCGATGGGCGCGCTGGGTTCCGCCGCGGCGATTGAGGCGGCAGATGTGGTGCTGATGGACGACAAGCCTTCCAGGATTGCGGACGCTATTCGCATTTCCCGCCGGACGCTTCGCATCGTGCGCCAGAACATCGTCTTCGCGTTGGGCGTCAAGGCCGTCGTGCTCGCGCTGGGCGCGCTGGGCCTGGCGAACATGTGGGCCGCCGTCTTCGCGGATGTGGGCGTCTCGGTGATCGCGATTCTTAACGCGACGCGCGCGTTGCACGTCAAAAATCTATAA
- a CDS encoding metallopeptidase family protein translates to MVSLEQFHEMLDEEAEELPEVLYRGLNGGVILSEACRLSEHARADDLYTMGEYQYSGAMGSRIVIYYGSFQQVYGNCSPEELRRHVREVLRHEFRHHLERQAGVRDLEREDEADIRRYLYGDRRRR, encoded by the coding sequence ATGGTATCGCTGGAACAATTCCACGAGATGCTGGACGAGGAGGCGGAAGAGCTCCCCGAAGTGCTTTACCGTGGGCTCAACGGGGGCGTCATCCTCTCTGAAGCCTGCCGTTTAAGCGAACACGCGCGCGCGGACGACCTGTATACGATGGGAGAATACCAGTACAGCGGCGCGATGGGCAGCCGCATCGTGATTTATTACGGATCGTTTCAGCAAGTATACGGGAATTGTTCCCCGGAGGAGCTCAGAAGGCACGTGCGCGAGGTGCTGCGCCACGAATTCCGCCACCACCTGGAGCGTCAGGCGGGCGTGCGCGACCTGGAACGCGAGGACGAGGCGGACATCCGCCGCTATCTGTACGGAGATCGGAGAAGGCGCTGA
- the nifU gene encoding Fe-S cluster assembly scaffold protein NifU — protein MYSEKVMDHFSNPRNVGEIEDASGVGTVGNAKCGDIMRMFLKVEDGVIVDVKFKTFGCGAAIATSSMATEMVKGKTIEEALKLTNQAVAEALDGLPPVKMHCSLLAEEALKAAIEDYQKKQRAEHAEPAAK, from the coding sequence ATGTACAGCGAAAAGGTCATGGATCACTTCAGCAACCCGCGCAACGTCGGGGAAATCGAGGATGCCAGCGGCGTCGGCACGGTGGGCAACGCCAAGTGCGGCGACATCATGCGCATGTTCCTCAAGGTGGAGGACGGCGTCATCGTGGATGTAAAGTTTAAGACGTTCGGCTGCGGCGCGGCGATTGCGACCAGCAGCATGGCGACCGAGATGGTCAAGGGAAAGACGATCGAGGAGGCGCTTAAGCTCACCAATCAGGCGGTAGCGGAAGCGCTGGACGGCCTGCCTCCGGTGAAGATGCACTGTTCGCTGCTGGCTGAGGAAGCGCTCAAGGCGGCGATCGAGGATTATCAGAAAAAGCAGCGGGCTGAACACGCCGAGCCTGCGGCGAAATAA
- a CDS encoding damage-control phosphatase ARMT1 family protein, with amino-acid sequence MREACKACDREQVRKVCALLNLPRDREDELLARAELLLSEAEEHACNPEVMGRIYGMLTQVLGEEDPYRELRAFYNEEVLRLAPQLRAQIAEAPAPLSLALRLAISGNLIDFAARHTFSLQMLKERLKTVDTLSIDDSAPLFEALTDAKRLLYLGDNCGEIVLDRLFIETLKDRYPQLRVTFGVRGRPIVNDVTLMDARQVRMEEVASVLSSGDGALGTVLCHTSPAFRRAFEEADVVICKGQGNYESLMACGRPNLFFLFMAKCEIVAFPLGVPVLSIVCLRAKGPQDM; translated from the coding sequence ATGCGGGAAGCGTGCAAAGCGTGCGACAGGGAGCAGGTGCGTAAGGTCTGCGCGCTGCTGAATCTGCCACGGGACAGGGAGGACGAGCTGCTTGCGCGTGCAGAGCTGCTGTTGAGCGAGGCGGAAGAGCATGCGTGCAACCCCGAGGTCATGGGCAGAATTTATGGCATGCTGACACAGGTGCTGGGCGAGGAGGATCCTTATCGGGAGCTCCGGGCCTTTTACAATGAAGAGGTTCTGCGTCTGGCGCCGCAGCTTCGCGCACAAATTGCCGAAGCACCGGCGCCTTTATCGCTGGCGCTTCGGCTCGCGATCAGCGGCAACCTGATCGACTTTGCGGCCCGGCATACGTTCAGTCTTCAAATGCTCAAGGAAAGGCTGAAAACGGTCGATACCCTGTCGATCGACGACAGCGCGCCGCTGTTTGAGGCGCTGACGGATGCGAAGCGTCTTTTGTATCTGGGGGACAACTGCGGAGAAATCGTGCTGGACAGGCTTTTCATTGAGACGTTAAAAGACCGGTATCCGCAGCTTCGCGTGACCTTTGGCGTGCGCGGACGCCCGATCGTAAACGATGTGACGCTGATGGACGCACGTCAGGTACGGATGGAGGAAGTGGCATCGGTACTTTCAAGCGGAGACGGCGCGCTGGGTACGGTGCTTTGCCATACGTCGCCTGCGTTCCGACGCGCGTTTGAAGAGGCGGACGTGGTGATCTGCAAAGGGCAGGGGAATTACGAGAGCCTCATGGCCTGCGGCAGGCCGAACCTGTTCTTCCTCTTCATGGCGAAGTGCGAAATCGTCGCCTTCCCGCTCGGCGTTCCGGTTCTGAGCATCGTCTGTCTGCGCGCAAAAGGCCCGCAGGACATGTAG
- a CDS encoding D-alanyl-D-alanine carboxypeptidase family protein, with the protein MLLPIRTFAALAAAVSVFFGSFSYALPGQNAQGSLVLVNKQNRAPSAQPILVLPDVTPTRPALAGNIYMRPEAATALEALFQAARDEAGFTLYATSGYRSYATQRAIYERRSEALGERRASQVVAKPGYSEHQTGLAMDIEGESTLGIGLEEEFGDSPEGIWVAENAHRFGFIVRYKRGWEDITGYAYEPWHIRYVGVEHATAIAELNIPFEEYLELLQGQRTGALSGAVETEEDEG; encoded by the coding sequence ATGCTGTTACCCATCAGAACCTTTGCCGCGCTGGCGGCGGCCGTATCGGTGTTCTTCGGATCGTTCAGCTATGCGCTGCCGGGGCAGAACGCGCAGGGCTCGCTCGTACTCGTGAACAAGCAGAATCGTGCGCCAAGCGCGCAGCCGATACTGGTGCTTCCGGACGTTACGCCCACGCGGCCCGCGCTTGCCGGGAACATTTACATGCGCCCGGAGGCTGCTACGGCGCTGGAGGCGCTGTTCCAGGCGGCGAGGGACGAGGCGGGTTTTACGCTTTACGCGACCTCGGGCTATCGCAGCTACGCGACGCAGCGCGCGATTTACGAACGGCGCTCAGAGGCGCTGGGTGAGCGACGCGCCAGCCAGGTTGTGGCAAAACCCGGATATTCGGAGCACCAGACGGGCCTTGCGATGGACATAGAAGGCGAAAGCACGCTGGGCATCGGCCTCGAAGAAGAATTCGGCGATTCGCCGGAGGGCATCTGGGTCGCTGAAAACGCGCACCGCTTTGGCTTTATCGTCCGCTACAAGCGCGGATGGGAGGATATCACCGGTTATGCCTACGAGCCCTGGCACATCCGCTACGTGGGCGTGGAGCACGCGACGGCGATCGCGGAGCTGAACATTCCGTTTGAGGAATACCTGGAGCTTTTGCAGGGGCAGAGAACAGGCGCGCTCAGCGGCGCCGTTGAAACGGAGGAGGACGAAGGATGA
- a CDS encoding cation transporter, whose product MKKHFKLIDLDCANCAAKMEDAIRKIEGVEDVSVSFLSQKLTLTAADDRFDAVVKEAVKACRKIEPDCTVVL is encoded by the coding sequence ATGAAAAAGCATTTTAAACTGATCGACCTGGACTGCGCCAACTGCGCCGCCAAGATGGAGGATGCCATCCGCAAGATCGAAGGCGTCGAAGATGTATCCGTCAGCTTTCTGTCGCAGAAGCTGACGCTTACGGCAGCGGACGACCGCTTCGACGCGGTCGTCAAGGAGGCCGTCAAGGCCTGCCGGAAGATCGAGCCGGACTGCACCGTCGTTCTGTAA
- a CDS encoding HD domain-containing phosphohydrolase: MRSDKALLIVDDVELNRALLSEAFNGIYATLEAENGRDALEIIDAHPMGIAAILLDLVMPVMDGFAVLQALTLRGLMKKIPVFLITAENSDDTLRRGYELGVVDIIKKPFMPEFIRRRINNVIELYENREQLKHVVDEQEIALDRQARQLEAQAQKIQETNSALIDTLSTVIEFRDCESGEHVKRIRSLTAVLLKYIVHHYPQLGIREEQIPQITDASVMHDVGKISIPDYILNKPGRLTSEEYEIMKEHTIRGCEILQSVPRLQESEIYQYCYDICRYHHERWDGRGYPDGLVGDQIPVWAQVVALADVYDALVSVRVYKKAYTHEEAVHMILGGECGVFNPIMIECFRATAGYIHDTLYASEPETVRQLYERREPMHVASQK, encoded by the coding sequence GTGCGCAGTGACAAAGCGCTGCTCATCGTGGACGACGTGGAATTGAACCGCGCACTGCTCAGTGAGGCGTTCAACGGCATCTATGCGACGCTTGAAGCGGAAAATGGCCGGGATGCGCTGGAGATCATCGACGCACATCCGATGGGGATCGCCGCGATCCTGCTGGATCTCGTCATGCCGGTAATGGACGGCTTTGCGGTGCTGCAGGCCCTGACCCTGCGCGGGCTGATGAAGAAGATCCCCGTATTCCTGATTACGGCTGAAAATTCCGACGACACGCTGCGGCGCGGATACGAACTGGGCGTGGTCGATATCATCAAGAAGCCCTTTATGCCAGAGTTCATCCGCAGGCGTATCAACAACGTGATTGAGCTGTACGAAAACAGAGAGCAGCTCAAGCACGTCGTGGACGAGCAGGAGATTGCGCTGGACAGGCAGGCCCGCCAGCTGGAGGCGCAGGCGCAGAAGATTCAAGAGACAAACAGCGCGCTCATCGATACCCTGTCGACGGTTATCGAATTCAGAGACTGCGAGTCGGGCGAACACGTCAAGCGCATCCGCAGCCTGACGGCGGTGCTCCTCAAGTACATCGTGCACCACTACCCGCAGCTCGGCATTCGGGAAGAACAGATTCCGCAGATCACGGACGCTTCCGTCATGCATGACGTAGGCAAAATATCAATTCCGGATTACATCCTCAACAAGCCGGGCAGGCTGACTTCGGAAGAATACGAGATCATGAAGGAGCACACCATTCGCGGGTGCGAAATCCTGCAAAGCGTGCCCAGACTTCAGGAGAGCGAAATCTACCAGTACTGCTACGACATCTGCCGCTATCATCACGAACGCTGGGATGGCCGCGGTTATCCGGATGGGCTCGTGGGGGATCAGATTCCCGTCTGGGCGCAGGTGGTGGCGTTGGCCGACGTCTACGACGCGCTGGTAAGCGTACGCGTTTACAAAAAGGCGTATACGCATGAGGAAGCGGTACATATGATCCTGGGCGGCGAATGCGGCGTGTTCAATCCGATTATGATCGAATGTTTTCGCGCGACGGCGGGATACATTCACGACACGCTGTACGCATCGGAGCCGGAGACCGTGAGGCAGTTGTACGAACGGCGGGAACCGATGCACGTCGCGTCACAAAAATGA
- a CDS encoding glycosyl hydrolase 2 galactose-binding domain-containing protein, which produces MIAQSLNGSWRMQRAGDDAWLDAVVPGSVYADLLRAGRLEDPFYRENEQAAFDVMREDYVYTRSFSVDETLLACDAVLLRCEGLDTLCDVTVNGEAVASADNMHRTWEWDVKDMLRAGENEVRILFRSPLRYILAENEARPCWGTTDATPGFSHLRKAHCMFGWDWGPRLPDAGIWRDISLLGIEMARIDSVYVGQLHEDGRVILSLEPELDAYMEEEMTLSATVTAPDGRVYRPKDDESLNVVIGEPMLWWPAGYGDQPLYTVRVELSKDEKLLDVWERRIGLRTLTVSREKDEWGEEFCHVINGVKIFAMGGDYIPEDNILSRVTPERTRRLLEDAKLAHFNTVRVWGGGYYPDDFFFDICDELGLLVWQDFMYACAFYDLTEDFEESITQEAIDNVLRLRHHASLALLCGNNEMEMFQKEAADAVRAGQSGFGVRRPSHMADYTKMFEYIIPNVVKAYAPQTFYWPASPSSGGAFDEPNDPNRGDVHYWDVWHGEKPFTEYRKFHFRYASEFGFQSFPCLETVKSFTLPEDRNIFSRVMERHQRNRAANGKILSYLSQTYRYPESFDNLLYASQLLQADAIRYGVEHWRRFRGRCMGAIIWQLNDCWPVASWSSIDYYGRWKALHYAAKRFFAPVMLSCCEEGEITQNPQINEFHPEPIERSITLCVANETRFTVHGIVRWALRTPDGAVVREGAEEIEVPALSSRWLKKLCFEEASLTANYASFSFEQDGKAVSCGTALFCAPKHFAFMDPKLALRLEGDEVVVTACAFARYVQIESEDADLLLSDNFFDMNAGERRVKVLRGSAKQLRARSVYDL; this is translated from the coding sequence ATGATCGCACAATCTCTGAACGGGAGCTGGCGCATGCAGAGAGCGGGGGACGACGCATGGCTCGACGCGGTGGTCCCGGGCTCCGTATACGCGGATTTGCTGCGCGCAGGCAGGCTGGAGGACCCCTTTTACCGGGAAAATGAGCAGGCGGCGTTTGACGTGATGCGGGAGGACTACGTCTATACCCGCAGCTTTTCAGTGGACGAAACTCTGCTCGCCTGCGACGCGGTGCTGCTTCGCTGCGAGGGTTTGGACACGCTGTGCGACGTGACGGTGAACGGTGAAGCGGTCGCCAGCGCCGACAACATGCACCGCACCTGGGAGTGGGACGTGAAGGACATGCTGCGTGCGGGCGAAAACGAGGTGCGTATCCTGTTCCGTTCGCCGCTCAGGTACATCCTTGCGGAGAACGAAGCACGCCCCTGCTGGGGTACGACGGACGCGACGCCGGGATTTTCACATCTGCGCAAGGCGCATTGCATGTTCGGCTGGGATTGGGGGCCTCGCCTGCCGGATGCGGGCATCTGGAGGGACATCTCGCTGCTGGGGATCGAAATGGCCCGCATCGACAGCGTGTACGTCGGCCAGCTGCACGAGGACGGGCGCGTGATTCTTTCCCTTGAGCCGGAGCTGGATGCCTACATGGAGGAGGAGATGACCCTTTCGGCTACGGTTACGGCGCCGGATGGGCGGGTGTACCGCCCCAAGGACGACGAATCGCTGAACGTCGTAATCGGCGAGCCCATGCTCTGGTGGCCTGCGGGCTATGGAGACCAGCCGCTTTACACCGTACGCGTGGAGCTTTCAAAGGATGAAAAGCTGCTGGACGTGTGGGAGCGGCGTATCGGCCTTCGTACGTTGACGGTTTCGCGCGAGAAGGACGAATGGGGAGAGGAATTCTGCCATGTGATCAACGGCGTCAAAATTTTCGCGATGGGCGGCGATTACATCCCGGAGGACAATATCCTTTCCCGCGTGACGCCCGAACGCACGCGCCGCCTGTTGGAGGACGCAAAGCTGGCGCATTTTAATACGGTTCGCGTCTGGGGCGGGGGGTATTATCCGGACGACTTCTTCTTCGACATCTGCGACGAGCTGGGCCTGCTCGTCTGGCAGGACTTCATGTACGCCTGCGCGTTCTACGATTTGACGGAGGACTTCGAGGAATCCATTACACAGGAAGCGATCGACAACGTGCTGCGCCTGCGCCATCACGCGTCGCTGGCGTTGCTTTGCGGAAACAACGAGATGGAGATGTTCCAGAAGGAAGCGGCGGACGCCGTTCGTGCGGGGCAGTCCGGATTTGGCGTAAGGCGCCCCAGCCACATGGCCGATTACACGAAGATGTTTGAATACATCATCCCCAACGTGGTAAAGGCTTACGCGCCGCAGACATTTTACTGGCCTGCATCGCCCTCCTCCGGAGGGGCGTTTGACGAGCCGAACGACCCCAATCGCGGCGACGTGCACTATTGGGACGTGTGGCACGGCGAAAAGCCCTTCACAGAGTACCGCAAGTTCCACTTCCGCTACGCGTCGGAGTTTGGCTTCCAGTCCTTCCCGTGCCTGGAAACGGTCAAGTCCTTTACGCTGCCTGAAGACCGCAACATCTTCTCGCGCGTCATGGAGCGTCATCAGCGCAATCGCGCGGCAAACGGAAAAATCCTTTCCTACCTGTCGCAGACCTACCGCTACCCGGAGAGCTTCGATAACCTGCTGTATGCCTCTCAGCTCTTGCAGGCGGACGCCATCCGCTACGGTGTGGAGCACTGGCGCAGGTTCCGCGGGCGCTGTATGGGCGCGATCATCTGGCAGCTCAACGATTGCTGGCCCGTGGCGTCCTGGTCTTCCATCGACTACTATGGCCGCTGGAAGGCGCTGCATTACGCGGCCAAGCGCTTCTTCGCGCCGGTAATGCTCTCCTGCTGCGAGGAGGGCGAAATCACCCAGAACCCCCAGATCAACGAGTTCCATCCAGAGCCCATCGAGCGCTCGATCACCCTGTGCGTGGCCAATGAGACGCGCTTTACGGTGCACGGAATCGTGCGCTGGGCGCTTCGCACACCCGACGGTGCGGTCGTACGCGAGGGAGCAGAGGAGATCGAAGTGCCGGCGCTTTCCAGCCGTTGGCTGAAAAAGCTCTGCTTTGAGGAAGCGTCGCTCACGGCAAACTACGCGAGCTTTTCGTTTGAACAGGATGGCAAGGCGGTCTCCTGCGGCACAGCGCTCTTCTGCGCGCCTAAACACTTTGCGTTTATGGATCCCAAACTTGCCCTGCGCTTAGAGGGAGACGAGGTCGTCGTTACGGCCTGTGCGTTCGCTCGCTATGTGCAGATCGAATCGGAGGACGCGGATCTGCTGCTTTCGGACAATTTCTTCGATATGAACGCGGGCGAGCGCCGCGTAAAGGTGCTTCGCGGCAGCGCAAAACAGCTTCGGGCGCGCAGCGTCTACGACCTGTAA
- the hflX gene encoding GTPase HflX produces MLYGNTTGIRDSLLREIETLYEAEIEENEFAPIDFLQRLAHYTCLINREISVYVARSGEVLDVTIGALESVPLKDMHLRRNTKRLSMIRCIHTHPGGDARLSDVDLSSLRTLRFDAMASVGARDDKPTGIQAAFLGECKAGVPQVILMEPLSIYRIPQKEWMDEILLADKRVLQGEAAKSDEGGAERAYLVGMDSQVSLEELARLAETAGAQVIEKTLQRRAKPDGATYVGSGKADEIALDCQALDIDTVIFDDELTGAQTRNLENLLGVKVIDRTTLILDIFAQRAQSREGRLQVELAQLNYQLPRLIGHGLSMSRLGGGIGTRGPGETRLEVDRRRIRKRMTDLRREIDEMRAQRSLRRARRERNAVPVVALVGYTNAGKSTLLNRLTEAGVLAEDKLFATLDPVTRSVKLPHGGDFLLVDTVGFISKLPHALVDAFQSTLEEAMLADLLVIVSDASSAEVYAQREVVCGVLESLGAADKPVIDVLNKMDAAERTPDIPGALPISAKSGAGIEALMEAIARELMQLQRPVWVRVPYAQSTALSRLHDENRVLEERYEAEGTLVRAMVDDETFSRLVRALGPKAICESPEEQENEGRESQGSIV; encoded by the coding sequence TTGCTTTACGGGAACACGACCGGAATTCGGGATTCGCTCCTTCGGGAGATTGAGACGCTGTACGAGGCGGAGATCGAGGAAAACGAGTTTGCCCCTATTGATTTTCTGCAGCGGCTCGCGCATTACACCTGCCTTATCAACCGCGAAATCAGCGTGTACGTCGCGCGCAGCGGCGAGGTGCTGGACGTGACCATCGGCGCGCTGGAAAGCGTGCCGCTCAAGGACATGCACCTTCGGCGCAACACGAAGAGGCTTTCCATGATTCGCTGTATCCACACGCATCCGGGCGGGGACGCACGCCTCTCGGACGTGGACTTGAGCTCCCTGCGCACGCTGCGCTTTGACGCGATGGCTTCGGTCGGCGCGCGGGACGACAAGCCCACGGGTATTCAGGCGGCCTTCCTGGGCGAATGCAAGGCGGGCGTGCCGCAGGTCATTTTGATGGAGCCGCTCAGCATCTACCGCATACCCCAGAAGGAATGGATGGACGAGATACTCCTGGCGGACAAGCGCGTACTGCAGGGCGAGGCGGCGAAGAGCGACGAGGGCGGCGCGGAACGCGCGTACCTGGTGGGAATGGATTCACAGGTGTCGCTGGAGGAGCTTGCGCGTCTGGCGGAAACCGCCGGTGCGCAGGTAATCGAAAAGACGCTGCAGCGGCGCGCAAAGCCCGACGGAGCGACCTACGTGGGCAGCGGCAAGGCGGACGAGATCGCCCTGGACTGCCAGGCGCTGGACATCGACACGGTCATCTTCGACGACGAGCTCACCGGTGCGCAGACGAGGAACCTCGAAAACCTGCTGGGCGTCAAGGTCATCGACCGAACGACGCTGATTCTGGACATATTCGCCCAGCGCGCGCAGTCGCGCGAAGGACGGTTGCAGGTAGAGCTCGCCCAGCTCAACTATCAGCTGCCGCGGCTGATCGGACACGGGCTTTCGATGTCCCGTCTGGGCGGCGGCATCGGCACGCGTGGCCCGGGCGAGACGCGATTGGAAGTCGACCGCCGCCGCATCCGCAAGAGAATGACGGACCTGCGCCGCGAGATCGACGAAATGCGCGCGCAGCGCTCCCTTCGCCGCGCGCGCAGGGAGCGAAACGCCGTGCCGGTGGTGGCGCTGGTAGGCTACACCAACGCCGGGAAATCGACGCTGCTCAACCGTCTGACGGAGGCAGGCGTGCTGGCCGAGGACAAGTTGTTCGCGACGCTGGACCCGGTCACGCGCAGCGTGAAGCTTCCGCACGGAGGGGACTTCCTGCTCGTGGACACGGTTGGCTTCATCAGCAAGCTGCCTCACGCCCTGGTGGACGCTTTCCAGTCCACCCTGGAAGAAGCGATGCTGGCCGATCTGTTGGTCATCGTGTCGGACGCCTCGTCGGCGGAGGTTTACGCACAGCGCGAGGTCGTTTGCGGGGTGCTGGAATCCCTCGGCGCGGCGGATAAGCCCGTGATCGACGTGCTGAACAAGATGGACGCAGCGGAAAGGACGCCCGATATTCCGGGGGCGCTGCCCATCAGCGCCAAGTCGGGAGCGGGTATCGAGGCGCTGATGGAGGCGATCGCACGCGAACTGATGCAGTTGCAGCGTCCCGTGTGGGTGCGAGTGCCCTACGCCCAGTCGACGGCGCTCTCCCGCCTGCACGACGAAAACCGCGTGCTTGAGGAACGATATGAGGCGGAGGGTACGCTGGTGCGGGCCATGGTGGACGACGAGACGTTCAGCAGGCTCGTGCGCGCGCTGGGGCCGAAGGCGATCTGCGAATCCCCGGAAGAACAGGAAAACGAGGGCAGGGAATCGCAGGGCTCAATCGTTTAA
- a CDS encoding Hpt domain-containing protein, whose translation MEFRDALISLDVNLPETLHRFSGNEGLLRRFVMRFPQDATYRELKDAIEQGDSQKIERTAHTLKGLSANLGFGKLQAACNDLVVAVRQGQGSSVPALYETVRAEYDKILQYLGQVDA comes from the coding sequence ATGGAGTTTAGAGACGCGCTTATCTCGCTTGACGTAAACCTTCCGGAAACGCTGCATCGTTTTTCCGGAAATGAAGGTTTGCTCAGGCGCTTCGTCATGCGGTTTCCGCAGGACGCGACCTACCGTGAGCTTAAGGATGCCATCGAGCAGGGCGATTCGCAGAAAATAGAGAGGACGGCCCACACCCTTAAGGGGTTGTCGGCCAATCTGGGCTTTGGAAAACTGCAGGCGGCCTGCAACGACCTTGTGGTCGCTGTTCGCCAGGGGCAAGGTTCGAGCGTACCTGCCCTCTATGAAACGGTGCGCGCTGAATACGATAAGATTTTGCAGTATTTAGGGCAGGTGGACGCTTAA